One region of Labrus bergylta chromosome 23, fLabBer1.1, whole genome shotgun sequence genomic DNA includes:
- the lrtm2a gene encoding leucine-rich repeat and transmembrane domain-containing protein 2, translating to MPPHIHPPGGIGLPPPGSTNHNLTRPVFLCVLCLLALLLPSASSCPPPCLCYSDGLLDCGGRGLSSLPPLHLLPPGSRSLLLANNKLALLGASAFANLSSLEELDLSNNYLDNLPAGLFRDMSNLTRLTLHNNSLTGMDRELFQGLGGLQSLDLSLNGLSSVPLGVLDELQSLRWLSLAGNRLHGLERAAFEPLANLQHLELGHNPWECDCNLRDFKHWMEWLLYRGGKVDAVECTLPKDLRGRDIRGVPVEMFNYCLQLEDENGGGGDGSRSGQGGVPPCGRNALSPSGATPISDNSNTADDSASNTGGGGGGGGGEAPADCVRARYRPVSVRRAIGTVVIAGVVCGIVCIMMVAAAAYGCIYASLMAKYQRELKKRQPLMGDGEGDGEDREEKQISSVA from the exons TCTTCCTCTGCGTCCTATGCCTCCTGGCGTTGCTGCTGccctcagcctcctcctgccctcctccctgtctctgcTACTCAGACGGCCTGCTGGATTGTGGGGGCCGGGGTCTCTCCTCCTTGCCGCCCCTTCACCTCCTGCCCCCAGGGAGCCGATCCCTCCTGCTGGCCAACAACAAGCTCGCTTTGCTGGGAGCGTCTGCCTTCGCTAacctctcctcattggag GAGCTGGACCTCTCTAATAACTACCTGGATAATTTACCAGCGGGATTATTCAGAGACATGTCCAACCTGACAAGACTGACTCTGCACAACAACTCACTGACAGGAATGGACAGAGAACTCTTCCAG GGTTTAGGGGGTCTCCAGAGTCTGGATTTGTCTCTAAATGGTCTGTCCTCTGTACCTCTGGGGGTGCTGGATGAGCTGCAGAGCCTCAG GTGGTTGTCTCTAGCGGGTAACAGACTTCACGGTTTGGAGAGGGCAGCGTTTGAGCCACTCGCCAACCTGCAACACCTGGAACTGGGACACAACCCCTGGGAATGCGACTGCAACCTCCGCGATTTCAAACACTGGATGGAGTGGCTACTGTACAGAG GGGGGAAGGTGGATGCGGTGGAGTGCACGCTGCCCAAGGATCTGCGTGGGCGAGACATCCGCGGCGTTCCGGTGGAAATGTTCAACTACTGCCTCCAACTCGAGGACGAAAACGGAGGGGGTGGGGATGGTTCCCGTTCCGGACAAGGGGGCGTTCCTCCCTGCGGCAGGAATGCTCTAAGCCCAAGTGGGGCAACACCAATTTCTGACAACAGCAATACTGCTGATGACTCCGCTTCAAacacaggtggaggaggaggaggaggaggtggagaggccCCAGCCGATTGTGTTCGCGCTCGTTATCGACCTGTGAGTGTGCGCCGCGCCATAGGCACAGTGGTGATTGCCGGCGTGGTGTGCGGAATCGTTTGCATCATGATGGTCGCAGCGGCGGCTTACGGCTGCATCTACGCCTCGCTGATGGCAAAGTACCAGAGAGAGCTAAAGAAGAGGCAGCCGCTGATGGGAGACGGAGAGGGAGACGGAGAGGACAGGGAGGAAAAACAGATCTCCTCTGTTGCCTAG